The following proteins come from a genomic window of Paramisgurnus dabryanus chromosome 19, PD_genome_1.1, whole genome shotgun sequence:
- the lsm10 gene encoding U7 snRNA-associated Sm-like protein LSm10, protein MDVTHSLRERTIAENSLVVLLQGLHGQVTTVDLRDESTARGRVINVDAFMNIRLEEVLYKDRRGRVSSMDDLFITGRNVRYVHIPDHMNIIETIQTQLTKIHRVRNFGGGRKEYSKKTK, encoded by the coding sequence ATGGACGTGACTCATTCGCTCCGTGAGCGCACCATCGCTGAAAACAGTCTGGTGGTCCTGCTGCAGGGTCTGCACGGCCAGGTGACCACAGTGGACCTGAGAGACGAGAGCACGGCGAGAGGACGTGTAATTAACGTGGACGCCTTCATGAACATCCGTCTGGAGGAAGTTTTGTACAAAGATAGGCGTGGACGTGTGTCCAGTATGGACGATCTCTTCATTACGGGCCGAAACGTGCGTTACGTTCACATCCCAGACCATATGAACATAATAGAGACCATACAGACTCAGCTCACCAAAATACACCGTGTGCGCAACTTCGGTGGTGGAAGGAAGGAATactcaaagaaaacaaaatag
- the eva1bb gene encoding eva-1 homolog Bb, translating into MNPIRKDMELLSNSMATYAHIKANMESFALYFMLGVCSGLLLALVLLILGITCRPRSKVKTPDKRHLKESREEEEEKQEDSEELDDEDLELPTVTVSPAASDQSQLTGTIKSINVFTSAEELERARRLEERERIVREIWRNGQPDILVTGTGTLTRVHYH; encoded by the exons ATGAACCCGATTCGGAAAGACATGGAGCTGCTGAGTAACAGCATGGCCACTTATGCCCATATCAAAG CCAACATGGAAAGCTTTGCGCTGTACTTCATGCTGGGGGTATGTTCTGGTCTTCTCCTGGCTTTGGTCCTTCTCATATTGGGCATCACCTGCAGGCCACGGTCAAAGGTGAAGACACCCGACAAGAGACACCTTAAAGAGTCCagggaggaagaggaggaaaaGCAAGAAGACAGTGAGGAACTGGACGATGAAGATTTAGAGCTCCCCACGGTTACTGTGAGCCCCGCCGCGAGCGATCAGAGTCAGCTGACTGGGACTATCAAAAGCATCAATGTGTTTACTTCTGCAGAGGAGCTGGAGAGAGCCAGGAGActggaggagagagagagaatcgtTCGGGAGATCTGGAGAAACGGACAGCCGGATATTCTGGTCACAGGCACGGGAACGCTGACCCGAGTTCACTACCATTAG
- the oscp1a gene encoding protein OSCP1a produces the protein MSQKTLPLLIINLGGEMLYILEQRLRAQDEHDDETQRGCWTEDDRKRVINDLVATMFSKTFLEEILKPHDVLTHRALRTVLTRIAHASIMRLNPASMDRLYDLMTMAFKYQIILCPHPRDLLLVTFNHMDSIKDLVRKSPNLVNQINEAQRQIIEVYTPLPDGEFQLIRQTLLVLFQDMQIRVSIFLKQQIQNPNGHFVLPTSGPVPFGFEVPGLIRWFNPKGREVRRAIFPSGGNYTRAVHQPSFDLFGDRVTRLGTNMYIVASPENSIPSDKSTRKQKQVESPHNPLATEELNLLAKLMGGMKVQNLSNVDAGFKVNLLSLDKEVEGVCILEGAEQQSPTVINIQAVQDQLVSTELAHIAGEFTEDGSQTKGSWNKGDDLLAMMDDI, from the exons GTTGTTGGACAGAAGATGACAGAAAAAGAG TTATAAATGATTTAGTGGCCACTATGTTCAGTAAGACTTTTCTAGAGGAGATTTTAAAGCCTCATGATGTGTTAACCCATCGAGCCCTGCGAACAGTTCTCACACGGATCGCGCACGCCTCCATCATGCGCCTAAATCCAGCCAGTATGGACAGG TTGTATGATTTGATGACTATGGCCTTCAAGTATCAGATTATTCTGTGTCCACATCCACGAGATCTACTTCTCGTCACCTTTAACCACATGGACAGCATCAAAGACCTGGTGAGGAAAAGTCCCAACCTGGTTAACCAGATCAACGAAGCCCAGCGACAAATTATAGAG GTGTACACACCCCTACCTGATGGTGAGTTTCAACTCATCCGACAAACGCTTTTGGTTCTCTTTCAAGATATGCAAATCAGG gtgtcaattttcttaaaacaacaaatacagaaCCCGAACGGACATTTTGTGCTGCCAACCTCAGGGCCTGTCCCATTCGGATTTGAGGTTCCAGGTCTAATCAG GTGGTTTAACCCTAAAGGTCGAGAAGTGAGGAGAGCAATATTTCCCAGCGGAGGAAACTACACAAGAGCTGTACATCAGCCCTCATTTGACCTCTTTGGAGACAGGGTGACGCGTTTGGGCACCaacat GTACATTGTAGCCTCACCTGAAAACTCAATCCCATCAGACAAAAGTACCAGAAAACAAAAGCAG GTAGAGTCTCCACACAACCCTCTGGCCACCGAGGAACTGAACTTGCTGGCCAAACTAATGGGTGGGATGAAGGTACAGAATCTCTCCAATGTGGATGCTGGTTTCAAAGTGAACCTATTGAGCTTAGATAAAGAGGTTGAGGGGGT CTGTATTTTGGAAGGGGCGGAGCAACAGTCACCCACAGTCATCAACATACAGGCCGTACAG GATCAGTTGGTCAGTACTGAACTGGCCCATATAGCAGGGGAGTTCACAGAAGATGGAAGTCAAACAAAGGGATCCTGGAACAAAGGAGATGACTTACTGGCCATGATGGATGACATCTAA
- the thrap3b gene encoding thyroid hormone receptor-associated protein 3b, whose protein sequence is MSKPPNSGSHSQSKSRSRSRSYTRSHSRSRSRSRSRKRRYSSRSRSRSPSRERNYPSRDFQGNRGYNRGFRGYRRPFQYHRGRGRGFYPRGNYHRGGGAPYGYRSNNWHGHRDQQQPYDHSHSPRRGRSRSRSIPRKRSASRSRSRHSDRSSSGRSRRSSSSSRSSSPRRRNSSSKRPQSKDGKGRGSPGEDKTAAKESSKSRGSPPEEGSSKWEGVTDYEASPKRSGNAASTGGPSEIKVSLSGGSGNGGPLWRSVGPATKSPPPKTSASSGFGFFSKEDIKGGDKSASISTAFKKFLAEKKKPLPDRDNGRGEALSSGDADNEKMVGKSRSFFNAPDTDKNLPFLDAEEEEYRQEMKDRKNEEESKYKDKLPLSVRNLAEERFGKWDEDVEEDLDEELYRSRKQARKEEKAAKKKEKKKSKISPSGLSPSRVLENKSRPLFPSGREVSPLTKSSSKKDPQFNFSIKAFADEGESSSGALAKERRLSRELSAQGKKDHEEFRSIFQHVQSAQLRRSPSELFAHHIVTIVHHIKAQHFQSAGLTMNERFGIYQRKAAEMETMKPKKSPEIHRRIDVSPSAFKKHSQLFEDFEESGYKDHGKKHDADSLDLRLAIERRKKDPKRDGGKSSAGSRTPSHDLSPERSSKHKKSKKSKKKRERSPSSSSSSSSSPSPSPRHYRVRDYHMDDQMEGGGGFNKARLGPREFPGHMERGPRDYEGHMDRGYERGRGGYDRGGYDRGRGGYDRGFPRIRARGWNRGNYPGNNIGNNPLNMPGPSRPPEEEWDPEYTPKSRKYFQHDDRDKEAEMKWLDTRGRGRASFPRTRGTFMVRKGGSSGSPKWTHDMFPGTTEEGEIADSSADHSLKDDDKSGESPTSKP, encoded by the exons ATGTCTAAGCCCCCGAATTCTGGGTCTCATTCCCAGTCTAAATCCAGGTCTAGATCACGGTCCTACACACGTTCACACTCAAGGAGCCGATCTCGTTCAAGATCCAGAAAGCGCCGCTACAG TTCTAGATCAAGGTCCCGTTCACCCAGTAGAGAGAGGAATTATCCCTCCAGAGATTTTCAGGGCAATCGTGGGTATAACCGTGGTTTTCGCGGCTACCGGAGACCCTTCCAGTACCACCGGGGCAGAGGGCGTGGCTTCTACCCACGAGGTAACTACCACAGAGGTGGTGGCGCCCCCTACGGTTACCGCTCCAACAACTGGCACGGCCACAGAGACCAACAGCAACCGTACGACCACTCTCACAGTCCCAGGAGGGGACGATCTCGTTCTCGCTCTATCCCACGGAAACGTTCAGCAAGTCGAAGTCGCTCTCGTCATTCCGACAGATCGTCCTCTGGACGTTCTAGACGATCCAGCTCTTCCTCTCGCTCCTCGTCTCCACGACGACGCAACTCTAGCTCCAAAAGACCCCAGTCCAAAGATGGCAAGGGTAGGGGTTCGCCTGGCGAGGACAAGACAGCTGCCAAGGAATCGTCGAAGTCTAGAGGGAGCCCTCCAGAGGAAGGTTCTAGTAAATGGGAAGGCGTAACAGATTACGAGGCCAGCCCCAAGCGCTCAGGCAATGCAGCATCTACAGGTGGTCCTTCAGAAATTAAAGTGTCCCTGTCTGGAGGCTCTGGCAATGGTGGTCCACTTTGGCGAAGCGTCGGTCCTGCCACTAAAAGCCCACCGCCAAAGACGTCGGCCTCATCCGGCTTTGGCTTCTTTTCAAAGGAAGATATAAAGGGAGGGGACAAATCGGCATCCATCTCGACCGCTTTCAAAAA GTTTTTGGCAGAAAAGAAAAAGCCCTTGCCAGACAGGGATAATGGCAGAGGTGAGGCTTTAAGCTCAGGCGACGCCGACAACGAGAAGATGGTCGGTAAGTCGAGAAGCTTTTTCAACGCGCCGGATACCGATAAGAATCTTCCGTTTCTGGACGCAGAGGAAGAGGAGTACCGCCAGGAAATGAAAGAcaggaagaacgaggaagaatcCAAATACAAGGATAAACTCCCACTCTCCGTGCGAAACTTAGCGGAGGAGCGCTTCGGGAAATGGGACGAAGACGTCGAGGAGGATCTGGATGAGGAACTTTACCGCAGTCGAAAGCAAGCAAGAAAGGAAGAAAAGGCTGCCaagaagaaagaaaagaagaaaagcaAGATAAGTCCATCTGGTCTATCGCCCTCTAGAGTACTGGAGAATAAAAGCAGACCACTTTTCCCGTCCGGAAGAGAGGTCTCGCCCTTAACTAAATCCTCGTCAAAGAAAGACCCACAGTTTAACTTCAGCATAAAAGCTTTCGCGGATGAAGGAGAAAG CTCATCAGGTGCATTAGCTAAAGAGAGACGTTTATCACGGGAACTTTCAGCCCAGGGTAAAAAAGATCACGAGGAGTTTCGTTCAATCTTCCAACATGTTCAGTCTGCTCAGCTTCGCAGGAGTCCTTCAGAGCTGTTTGCTCACCATATAGTTACCATAGTACATCATATTAAAG CACAACATTTCCAGTCCGCTGGATTGACTATGAATGAGCGATTTGGAATTTACCAAAGAAAAGCTGCAGAGATGGAAACCATGAAGCCGAAAAAGAGTCCCGAGATCCACAG ACGAATCGATGTGTCTCCCAGTGCTTTTAAGAAGCACTCTCAGCTGTTTGAGGATTTTGAAGAGAGCGGCTACAAG GATCATGGTAAAAAACATGACGCCGATTCATTGGATCTTCGATTGGCCATTGAACGCCGTAAAAAAGACCCAAAAAGAGACGGAGGAAAGAGTTCAGCTGGGTCACGCACGCCCAGCCATGATCTCTCCCCTGAAAGATCCTCCAAACACAAGAAATCAAA gaaaagcaAGAAGAAACGAGAGCGTTCTCCTTCATCTTCCTCGTCTTCGTCTTCCTCTCCCTCTCCATCCCCTCGTCACTACCGAGTGAGGGATTATCATATGGACGATCAAATGGAGGGTGGAGGAGGCTTTAATAAGGCCCGTCTGGGGCCCAGAGAGTTCCCCGGGCACATGGAGCGTGGACCCCGTGACTATGAGGGTCACATGGACAGGGGTTATGAGAGGGGCAGAGGAGGGTACGACCGTGGAGGATATGACAGGGGTCGTGGGGGTTATGACCGTGGATTT CCAAGAATAAGAGCTAGAGGATGGAACAGAGGAAATTACCCTGGCAACAACATCGGTAATAATCCTCTAAATATGCCCGGTCCCTCACGCCCCCCGGAGGAAGAGTGGGACCCAGAATACACCCCTAAAAGTCGGAAGTACTTCCAG CATGATGACCGAGACAAGGAAGCTGAGATGAAGTGGTTGGACACTCGGGGACGTGGCAGAGCGAGTTTCCCGCGCACCAGGGGTACATTCATGGTTCGCAAGGGTGGCAGCAGCGGCAGCCCCAAATGGACCCACGACATGTTCCCGGGCACCACCGAAGAGGGAGAAATAGCAGACAGCAGTGCAGATCATAGCCTTAAAGATGATGACAAGTCTGGGGAAAGCCCTACTTCCAAGCCATAG